A region of the Terriglobales bacterium genome:
TCATGCCGTAGCTAAGCGGCCTACGGGATCCAGCTTCAAGCCGTTTGTCTATGCGGCCGCCATGAATACAGCCATCAATGGAGCCGATACCGTTCTGACTCCCGCCAGCATGCTTGATGACTCCCCCACTACGTTTACCTATGGCGATCAAATTTATGAGCCACGTAACTACAAAGAGGAGTACCATGGGCCGGTAACTGCTCGTTACGCGCTAGCCATGTCGCTGAATAACGCTACCGTGAAGTTGGCTGAGCAAGTCGGCTATGACAAAGTGGCGCAACTCGCCCATGCCGCCGGAATCAAATCTGTGCAGGCCACTCCGGCCATGGCGCTGGGTGCCTACGATGCCACCCCTGTGGATATGGCGGGCGCATACACCGTCTTCGCCAACGGTGGCACACGCATTCAGCCCATCATGATTACCTCTCTGCGCGACGCCCGCGGCAACATAGTCGAAAACTTTTCTACCAAGCACGAGCAGGTGCTCGATCCCCGTGTGGCTTACGTCATGACGGACATGATGCAGGGCGTGCTGAACTTCGGCACTGCTGCCGGGGTCCGCAGCCGGGGCTTTACTGCCCCCGCCGCCGGTAAGACTGGAACATCGCACGATGCCTGGTTCGCCGGATATACCAGCAACCTGCTCTGCATCGTCTGGGTCGGATACGACGACTACAGCGATCTCCGTCTCAGCGGCGCCTATACCGCAGCGCCCATCTGGGCCGAATTCATGAAGCGGGCCATAACTGTGCAGGGATACAACAATCCCCAGCCCTTCCCTGCTCCTGCAGGCGTGATCGGCGTAAAACTCGACAAGACAACCAATCGCCTGGCTGATCCTTCCTGCCCCGACGACTACTATGCAATTTTCGTGGCCGGGACCGAGCCGCGTGATTTCTGCGACCAATCCGGAGCCGGGGGTGTCAGCGGATTTTTCTCGAAAATATTTGGTCAAAGTACGAAACCTTCGCCCCCCTCTGCGGTGTCTAATGCTAGTCAGGAACCCTCCCCATCTGGTGCTGTCGCTGAAGCTGCTCCTGATAATCAGGACCAGTCGAAGAAGAAAAAAGGTTTCTGGGGCCGATTGTTTACTGGGAGTGGCGATGATAAAGAAAAGAAAGGGGATAAGAACGCGCCCGTGGCCCAGCCAACTCCCGGATCACAGGCGGACCCAGTGCCACGAAACTGATCTCTAAGGAGGTTTGTATGTTTCTGGTTCATTATGCTGTTTTGGCAGCCTTTATGGCGCTGCCTCAAGTGCCGGTTAAATTAATCCAGGCCTTGCCTCCCGCCCCGCCTGCAGCCCAACCCCAAGCTCAACCTCAAGCTCAACCTAAAACTCAACTGCAAGCGCAGCCCCAGCCTCAAGCTCGGCCTCAGCCTCAAGAGCCTGTAGAGAAACCAATCAAGCCCGACAATGGGCCCAGCAGCACCGCCTTGGTGCCGCAACAGATCCGCAAAGCCGAGCCGCCGCCGCCGAACGCCACCGCCCAGGAATTGGAGGATACTGCCGACGATCTTCGCGGTGAAAAGGCCTTTGCCGACGCGCTCGATTACTATCACGCCGCCATAGCCAAGGCCGACTCCGCCATCTTGCACAACAAAGTCGGGATAACCTACCTGGAGATGTTGCGCTACGACGCCGCCAAGCGCGAATTCGAGCGCTCGACCAAGATGAATAAGGCCTATGCAGAGCCTTATAACAATCTTGGCGTGGTGGAATACATCCACAAAAACTACGGCCGCGCGGCCAGGCGATATCAACAGGCGATTAAGCTGCGCGACGACTCCGCCTCGTTCCACAGCAATCTGGGCACGGCATACTTTGCGCTAAAGCAGTACGAGAAGGCCTCGATAGAGTATTCCAAGGCGCTGACCATAGATCCCGATATTTTTGAGCGCAAGTCGCGCGGTGGAGTATCGCTGCAACTGGCTTCAGCCGAAGACCGCGCCAAATATGAGTACGTAATCGCCAAAATGTACGCTGGCCTGGGAAACTCCGATCGTTGTTTGATCTATCTGAGGAAAGCCATCGAGGATGGATACAACGCAGTTGATGATGTGTATAAGGACCGCGAGTTTACCGGCATGCGCAAAGATCCGCGCTTCGTTGATCTCATGGCGGCAAGGTCCAAGGTCTTGCAGATTCCCCCGGACCCGAATCCTCCGGCACCATAGATCGGTGAAACTTCATGAGTAGAGACGTAGCTTGCTACGTCTCTGCCCTGTTGTGCCCACTCAGCATGCCCTCGGCTGAATGCTGATTCCTAATCACTCAGCTTCACTGTCTTCGTCTTCCGCTCCGTGATGTACTCCTCCACCACGCGCTTGAGCTTTCCTTGCGCGCGCAGAATGTACTCTACTGCGTCGCGCAGCGCGCCGTCTCCGCCGCAGTGCTCGGTAATCCAGTGGGCTTCTTCTTTCACGTCTTCGCGGCCATTGGGGACAGCGATGGCCAGACCACA
Encoded here:
- a CDS encoding tetratricopeptide repeat protein, which translates into the protein MFLVHYAVLAAFMALPQVPVKLIQALPPAPPAAQPQAQPQAQPKTQLQAQPQPQARPQPQEPVEKPIKPDNGPSSTALVPQQIRKAEPPPPNATAQELEDTADDLRGEKAFADALDYYHAAIAKADSAILHNKVGITYLEMLRYDAAKREFERSTKMNKAYAEPYNNLGVVEYIHKNYGRAARRYQQAIKLRDDSASFHSNLGTAYFALKQYEKASIEYSKALTIDPDIFERKSRGGVSLQLASAEDRAKYEYVIAKMYAGLGNSDRCLIYLRKAIEDGYNAVDDVYKDREFTGMRKDPRFVDLMAARSKVLQIPPDPNPPAP